A genomic region of Roseateles amylovorans contains the following coding sequences:
- a CDS encoding carboxypeptidase-like regulatory domain-containing protein has product MNKHQGSMARTIGRARRFLARAGLFAGMALAAWGTTAQAQTPANGTPPSPTASCTVTAMNRAAPLMPDYSFTIYNIPGAAAFIGPGTPPPAAPFRVRAVCSDGTVGETDLAFPEIGSTVVYTGDLYWRPATPLPIALTVRASANKLTAGQSTQLTTTGTLVDGKTADLSGRAKGTLYTSSNPLIAEVTQDGRATVAATFAPGSSARVVLTAQNEGVAGSTLIELGSRGRIAGRVMRADGSAGVAGAQVTILRSQPREPVAMVTTDASGNYALEDVTAGAFELSVIDPATGDLGRGATALRNEGETATADLRLNGQGTVTIRVLDGSGQPVPNASVSFTSLSGFNDLRSLQTDSSGQVVITRAPVGRFTVSTRVPSSGLIATSLGELALNATPTVTLQLQPIGSIAGQVLASAGGAQAEVQVRLVSATQGIVTQVLTGEDGRFQFDALPLSNGPFTLDAMQGGRLRARVPGLILNSAGQVLQQNIVFSAAGQVSGVVTRDGGLPAADTQVTVQSQVGQRFSFSTRTDAAGRYAIDGIPVGAFSITASAGNGEVGNSAGNIAVDGEIVTLNLQIAANGLVGTVFDRDGRTPVGAGVTVTLQPGGKQTQTNASGQFGFSVSQPGTYQIEARDGAGNRGRTSLVLTAITPGEPKTVDVVFLGRGTVAGVVRDPSGVAQAGAQVRFTSAGAFYNEQQAVTDAQGRYRLDGMFVGEFTVYAINEATQLAGFARGRLQEDGQSLAADVVLQATGTVKGRVLASDGTTAVSGASVELQVGGSTALTVQADAQGGYSFAAVPLGDFSLVASQVATGDRGRAASRVTALNEQRVVNVRLLGLGTVRVKAVDNANRPVAAATVRVDSNSIFGGTAVGITDADGKASIAGVFNGDFSVSLEKGAGDERSVGTGAGTLVNGAAAEVVVTMSHREVGRVTGTVQKSLQASPVAGAEVRLRDQRNGSVRSTRSDAQGRFSFEQVEVGVDYRLNALIEGRTRAQTDVRLAVDGETVDKPLPLLGAGTVSGSVVNAASAPVGGVRVVLSQSDPVYGGTWEVSSQADGSFSLADVPAGNFTLRASTADGRQQAQDSGLVRFDGDVVTRTLRLVDSAIALPITRYDANGAPFDLQGDGSIASGHNGVFAGNGNADVRASRLDLVVNGTAVPFTNGDGTLGRLTQDGQLVEMDDSHTASGLFVTRRVYVPKTGYFARYLEVLENRGTSPITVAVRITDHYAAGTGGSRVVDSTNNDTALTVQGASRDRWLVVDDDRDTDPFQSSGTNPAVTTVFDGPGAARTATDARVSALGPVTRVMLEWGEVTVPAGSSVALMHFRSQQIGRVAARATAERLEQLPPEALEGLTPEERLAVVNFKLPADGLSSLPALPPMEGSRLEGTVWSGDGVTPVAGAEVRFKSSHPLFGRTYRVTTNDVGQYHFDTQALGEDRVVALVRDRYDLTVVHPTTRASAGTDGRFVADTALHQQDLTLSGTGNLRGSVKRHTGALVTDGWARISYRFPGEANPSTLSVPIGNDGSYLFTGLVPGDYRVEVAQDHPQGSSLRGYAPNAMATPEGTTTVVDVVMEDTGEVIGTVIAANNEPVVGASVLLNTAAQTYRQTTTDTGGHFRLSDVRTGGFQLLARGPGNLVAFQDVQVQKDTASSATLKLAGTAQLRVLVRFARGVPAAGTHVVLNSSIGATTDGAGIATFEVPSATELSLQAYHPDNSSLRVAGTANVAQNGTVGELTLDLPPAASIAGQVLRPDGVTAAANIQVILRSADGTKLTDQRTDAQGGFRFSGLLLQTHTVSAEDPANAKFADADVPLATDGEEPSIQLVLADNRISLPARLWDANDFQYDIQTGGDIGGGWRTQVEWWTGNYPVYNNGAATLRINGETFTGDSSALLEIGRRQFAIAQPTPIAGLQVTRKVFVPRGGYFARYLDVLENPGTSPVTVSVALDTRYVNYYGQQSVIRGSTGGTTLQAGAQGDLWAVLDDSNDADPFNTESAPATATVLSNAQAGLSTDAFSFDANANSLQTQWSRVTVPAGGRVSLLHFQVQQVNRAGAIAAAERLTQLPPEALQSLTDEERASVLNFRMPQPQEAVPALPSLTGAVSGRLLEGDNRTVVASNYMQVRSSHPLFNRAYTIGSCYANSMPTLLTAADGTFSLSGVLLDRYSISLPVGTEVEVQANTVKCQYYTPSGHVLTRLPSLASKVMLTGGFTPDTVDVTFPSGILTGTVTGPADFGVTSGRIYTTINGYQASVSIASDGTYVFPGLPEGTTRLSINVPHPQGSALTGSAVDAVVTLGQVTVTDLPLEATGGLTGAVATANGEATVSGQVVVQSQDGRYLTRSTQTDSLGRFQLSALPVGTWLLSVTDPRTQAQTRRTVTIAQGQTGNETITLLGTGTMTLTVKYARGTVAADVPVYLTSAAISNEVLVGRTDGQGLLNFLVPEGNYTVRVRHPTDSYYSNGWVTASGTITANNEQRTLQLNLPARASLDVQVVNADASNAPVSNAIIYMSDAQCTDCYKGRTDGQGRLSITSVWEGSYTVRAQTDSGLSTAVRGTVDASTDGRTLSQTLSLSSRLDYFGAYSFISERQVLSVQAKAGDLISVGINGAQVQGQPSAYLTRAAVFSPEKRELARGYGYDSRNSFLQYNEVNNLTAITATTDGTYGIVISPYYTNASYLGGYRLQVKVNGASAEVVPYAAGGAVTGTVFRADGTTPLAGQTIEVETSDALSLRARVKADATGQFNLSGVPVSWTQVKAVDTLSGQVLVSNSVEVTAGNTSVANLTMPIIGTFQVQATIEGSALRVPSQVQVQLSDDSGQRNVGYLNFTNGKTVSDVLTVTGYGGQVTVSAAHPDNALVAATKVLAVTDGSTYPVQLSLAMASISGRVLTAAGDAAPQSYVELRFANGRYLTGAQTDSTGRYVFSVVPAGQALQLTVYEPQSGLRTVATVTPTAGQALVQDLRLQAIGSVYGVVRRTNGDPLPNVQVMASFDDALEGSINRYGYTDDQGAYRIDAVAAERPIQMRADYYTQIGTFTGTGTVTIPSHGAEVPLDLVIDVPSARVRVQLQMADNSVPNDPTCYRVSLTMGSGGGGGEGPPSLRRMSEGEEGGRYDRYYVQCVGNWVEFDSVVPGPISVDGSLHYDGYFGPLTGTAVNNQTTDFTVVMSVVRASLRQADGTPVTQVSGQVQLQDRTVNGELDDQGNLVFYGLPAGDHVVRLQDTYSSGLWVDVPFTLSSDQAALTLQGVLPATGRVSGVVRSQAGEPMAEVQVYARSSGLPLDQRVFTDAQGRYEFTHVVLGDLTVTAVHPGGLNLASGTGTLSSQGQALELNLQFPAAGAVEGRLLDTAGTPIASTEVRLRLTAGGALFTDGLRSTWTDEQGRFAFSDVAPGGFHLTAYDRNDYDNLGLARGRVKADETVTLDVVMGTAVRLGHSLDDPANGYRVTVYGDGAIYPFAMPEGGGEPFAGSGLQLAVKGLPFPASDGALVLQDRRELEIGPFTMGQLEVSRRVFVPAAGGFARVLETLTNLGPSEIVVPVELSVQPVGGTATRLLVDPSTNGRRLAQFAPLEGEYGGAVALVMAGATGTAPAQVSFSEGLATSRYNLTIPAGQTVRLLNYAVVSSPQDAAAARQQGEGLRDGTVPAQFLGIGSTERPQIRNFNLQ; this is encoded by the coding sequence ATGAACAAGCATCAGGGCAGCATGGCGCGAACCATCGGTCGGGCGAGGCGTTTCCTCGCCAGGGCCGGTCTATTCGCCGGTATGGCGCTCGCCGCATGGGGCACGACGGCTCAGGCACAGACGCCGGCCAACGGCACGCCGCCGTCGCCCACGGCCAGTTGCACCGTGACCGCGATGAACCGCGCCGCACCCCTGATGCCGGACTACAGCTTCACCATCTACAACATCCCGGGTGCCGCCGCGTTCATCGGCCCCGGCACGCCGCCGCCTGCCGCGCCCTTCCGCGTGCGGGCAGTCTGCTCCGACGGCACCGTCGGTGAAACCGACCTGGCCTTCCCCGAAATCGGCTCCACCGTGGTCTACACCGGCGACCTGTACTGGCGCCCGGCCACACCGCTGCCCATCGCACTGACAGTGCGCGCCAGCGCCAACAAGCTGACCGCGGGCCAGTCCACGCAGCTCACCACCACCGGCACGCTGGTGGACGGCAAGACCGCCGACCTGTCCGGCCGTGCCAAGGGCACGCTCTACACCTCCAGCAATCCGCTGATTGCCGAAGTCACCCAGGACGGCCGCGCCACCGTGGCCGCCACCTTCGCGCCCGGCTCGTCCGCCCGTGTGGTGTTGACCGCCCAGAACGAGGGCGTGGCCGGCAGCACGTTGATCGAGCTCGGCTCGCGCGGCCGCATCGCCGGCCGCGTGATGCGGGCCGACGGCAGTGCCGGCGTCGCGGGCGCGCAGGTGACCATCCTGCGCTCGCAGCCCCGTGAACCGGTGGCCATGGTGACCACCGATGCCTCGGGCAACTATGCCCTGGAAGACGTGACCGCCGGCGCCTTCGAGCTGTCGGTGATCGACCCCGCCACCGGCGACCTCGGGCGCGGTGCGACCGCCCTGCGCAATGAGGGCGAAACCGCCACGGCCGACCTGCGCCTGAATGGCCAGGGCACGGTGACCATCCGCGTGCTGGACGGCTCCGGCCAGCCGGTGCCGAATGCTTCGGTCAGCTTCACCAGTCTTTCGGGTTTCAATGACCTGCGCAGCCTGCAGACCGACAGCAGCGGTCAGGTCGTGATCACGCGCGCCCCCGTGGGGCGCTTCACTGTGTCCACTCGGGTGCCTTCCAGCGGCCTGATCGCGACCTCGCTGGGCGAGCTGGCACTCAACGCCACGCCCACGGTGACCCTGCAACTGCAGCCGATCGGCTCGATCGCCGGCCAGGTGCTGGCCAGCGCCGGCGGCGCGCAAGCCGAGGTACAGGTGCGCCTGGTCTCCGCCACGCAAGGCATCGTCACCCAGGTGCTGACCGGGGAAGACGGTCGATTCCAGTTCGACGCCTTGCCCCTGTCCAACGGCCCCTTCACCCTCGATGCGATGCAAGGCGGACGCCTGCGCGCCCGGGTGCCCGGCTTGATCCTCAACAGCGCAGGCCAGGTCCTGCAACAGAACATCGTTTTCAGCGCCGCTGGCCAGGTCAGCGGCGTCGTCACGCGTGACGGCGGCTTGCCGGCCGCGGACACCCAGGTCACCGTGCAATCGCAGGTCGGCCAGCGCTTCAGCTTCTCCACCCGCACCGATGCCGCAGGCCGCTATGCGATCGACGGCATCCCGGTGGGGGCCTTCAGCATCACCGCCAGCGCGGGCAACGGCGAGGTCGGCAACAGCGCCGGCAACATCGCGGTGGATGGCGAGATCGTCACCCTCAACCTGCAGATCGCAGCCAACGGCCTGGTCGGCACCGTGTTCGATCGCGACGGACGCACCCCGGTGGGCGCCGGCGTGACGGTCACGTTGCAGCCGGGTGGCAAGCAGACCCAGACCAATGCGAGCGGCCAGTTCGGCTTCAGCGTCTCGCAGCCGGGCACCTACCAGATCGAGGCCCGGGACGGCGCGGGCAACCGCGGCCGCACCAGCCTGGTCCTGACCGCCATCACCCCGGGAGAACCCAAGACGGTGGACGTGGTCTTCCTCGGCCGGGGCACCGTGGCCGGCGTGGTCCGTGATCCGTCGGGCGTGGCGCAAGCGGGCGCCCAGGTGCGCTTCACCAGCGCGGGGGCGTTCTATAACGAGCAGCAGGCCGTGACCGATGCGCAGGGCCGCTACCGGCTGGACGGCATGTTCGTCGGCGAGTTCACCGTCTACGCCATCAATGAAGCCACGCAGTTGGCCGGCTTTGCGCGAGGTCGTCTGCAGGAAGACGGCCAATCGCTCGCCGCCGACGTGGTGCTCCAGGCCACCGGCACCGTCAAGGGCCGCGTGCTGGCCAGCGATGGCACAACCGCCGTCAGCGGCGCGTCGGTGGAACTGCAGGTGGGCGGCTCGACCGCGCTGACCGTGCAGGCCGATGCGCAGGGCGGCTACAGCTTCGCGGCCGTGCCGCTGGGCGATTTCAGCCTCGTGGCCTCGCAGGTCGCCACCGGTGACCGTGGCCGGGCAGCGTCCCGCGTCACCGCGCTCAATGAGCAGCGGGTGGTCAACGTCCGTCTGCTGGGCCTGGGCACCGTGCGTGTCAAGGCGGTGGACAACGCCAACCGTCCGGTCGCCGCGGCCACCGTGCGCGTGGACAGCAACAGCATCTTCGGCGGCACCGCCGTGGGCATCACCGATGCGGACGGCAAGGCCTCGATCGCAGGCGTCTTCAACGGCGACTTCTCGGTCTCGCTGGAGAAGGGCGCCGGCGATGAACGCAGCGTCGGCACCGGTGCCGGCACGCTGGTCAACGGCGCGGCCGCGGAAGTGGTCGTCACCATGTCCCACCGTGAAGTGGGCCGGGTCACCGGCACGGTGCAGAAGTCGCTGCAAGCCTCCCCGGTGGCGGGTGCGGAAGTGCGCCTGCGCGATCAGCGCAATGGCTCGGTCCGGTCGACCCGCTCCGATGCGCAGGGTCGCTTCAGCTTCGAGCAAGTGGAAGTGGGCGTGGATTACCGACTGAATGCGCTGATCGAAGGCCGCACCCGCGCCCAGACCGATGTGCGTCTGGCGGTGGACGGCGAAACCGTCGACAAGCCGCTGCCCCTGCTGGGCGCCGGCACGGTGTCGGGCTCGGTGGTGAATGCCGCCAGCGCGCCGGTGGGCGGCGTGCGGGTGGTGCTGAGCCAATCGGACCCGGTGTACGGCGGCACCTGGGAGGTCAGCTCCCAGGCCGACGGCAGCTTCAGCCTGGCGGATGTGCCTGCGGGCAACTTCACCCTGCGGGCGTCCACGGCGGACGGCAGGCAACAGGCCCAGGACAGCGGCCTGGTGCGCTTCGACGGCGATGTCGTCACCCGCACCCTGCGCCTGGTGGACAGCGCCATCGCGCTGCCCATCACCCGTTACGACGCCAACGGCGCGCCGTTCGACCTGCAAGGCGACGGCTCGATTGCCAGCGGCCATAACGGCGTGTTCGCCGGCAACGGCAATGCAGACGTGCGCGCCTCGCGCCTGGACCTGGTGGTCAATGGAACGGCTGTGCCGTTCACCAACGGCGACGGCACCCTGGGTCGACTGACCCAGGACGGCCAATTGGTCGAAATGGATGACAGCCACACCGCGTCGGGCCTGTTCGTCACCCGTCGGGTGTATGTGCCCAAGACGGGTTACTTCGCCCGTTATCTGGAAGTGCTGGAGAACCGCGGCACCTCGCCGATCACCGTGGCGGTGCGCATCACCGACCACTACGCGGCAGGCACCGGCGGCTCGCGCGTGGTGGACAGCACCAACAACGACACCGCGCTGACGGTGCAAGGCGCCAGCCGCGATCGCTGGCTGGTGGTCGACGATGACCGCGACACCGATCCGTTCCAAAGCTCCGGTACCAATCCGGCCGTCACGACCGTCTTCGACGGCCCGGGCGCCGCACGCACCGCCACCGATGCCCGCGTGAGCGCGCTGGGCCCGGTGACCCGCGTGATGCTGGAGTGGGGCGAAGTGACCGTGCCTGCGGGCAGTTCGGTCGCCCTGATGCACTTCCGTTCGCAGCAGATCGGCCGTGTGGCGGCGCGCGCCACGGCGGAACGTCTGGAACAGCTGCCGCCCGAAGCGCTCGAGGGTCTGACGCCCGAAGAGCGTCTGGCGGTGGTCAACTTCAAGTTGCCGGCCGATGGCCTGAGCAGCCTGCCGGCCCTGCCGCCGATGGAAGGCTCTCGCCTGGAGGGCACGGTGTGGTCCGGTGACGGCGTCACGCCGGTCGCCGGTGCCGAAGTTCGGTTCAAGAGCAGCCATCCGCTGTTCGGCCGCACTTATCGCGTCACCACGAACGACGTGGGTCAGTACCACTTCGATACCCAAGCGCTGGGTGAGGACCGGGTCGTCGCCCTGGTGCGTGACCGCTATGACCTGACCGTGGTGCATCCCACCACCCGGGCCAGCGCAGGCACGGACGGTCGCTTCGTGGCCGACACCGCGCTGCATCAGCAGGACCTGACGCTGTCGGGCACCGGCAATCTGCGCGGCAGCGTCAAGCGCCACACCGGCGCCCTGGTCACGGATGGCTGGGCGCGGATTTCGTACCGTTTCCCGGGTGAAGCGAACCCGAGCACGCTCAGCGTGCCGATCGGCAACGATGGCAGCTATCTGTTCACCGGGCTGGTGCCGGGCGACTACCGTGTGGAGGTGGCGCAGGACCACCCGCAAGGCAGCTCGCTGCGGGGCTACGCGCCCAATGCAATGGCCACGCCGGAAGGCACGACCACGGTGGTGGATGTGGTGATGGAGGACACCGGTGAAGTGATCGGTACCGTCATTGCCGCCAACAACGAACCGGTGGTGGGGGCCTCGGTGTTGCTGAACACCGCGGCGCAGACCTATCGCCAGACCACGACGGACACGGGCGGTCACTTCCGTCTGTCGGATGTCCGAACCGGCGGCTTCCAGTTGCTCGCTCGAGGACCCGGCAACCTGGTCGCTTTCCAGGACGTGCAGGTGCAGAAGGACACGGCCAGCTCGGCCACGCTCAAGCTGGCCGGTACCGCCCAACTGCGGGTGCTGGTGCGCTTTGCCCGCGGGGTCCCGGCGGCGGGCACCCATGTGGTGCTCAATTCCAGCATCGGTGCGACCACCGATGGCGCTGGCATCGCCACCTTCGAGGTGCCGTCGGCGACCGAGCTGTCGCTTCAGGCCTACCATCCCGACAACAGCTCGCTGCGGGTCGCCGGCACGGCCAACGTGGCCCAGAACGGCACCGTGGGTGAGCTGACCCTGGACCTGCCACCGGCGGCGAGCATCGCCGGCCAGGTGCTGCGTCCGGACGGCGTCACGGCCGCGGCCAATATCCAGGTGATCCTGCGAAGTGCCGATGGCACCAAGCTCACGGATCAGCGCACCGATGCGCAAGGTGGCTTCCGCTTCAGCGGCCTGCTGCTGCAGACCCACACGGTCTCGGCGGAAGATCCAGCGAATGCGAAGTTCGCCGACGCCGACGTGCCGCTGGCGACCGATGGGGAAGAACCGTCCATCCAGCTGGTGCTGGCGGACAACCGCATCTCGCTGCCCGCCCGACTGTGGGACGCCAATGACTTCCAATACGACATCCAGACCGGTGGCGACATCGGCGGTGGCTGGCGCACCCAGGTGGAATGGTGGACGGGGAACTATCCGGTCTACAACAACGGTGCGGCGACGCTGCGTATCAACGGCGAAACCTTCACCGGTGACAGCAGCGCGCTGCTGGAAATCGGCCGCCGTCAGTTTGCGATTGCGCAACCCACGCCGATCGCCGGGCTGCAGGTGACCCGCAAGGTCTTCGTGCCGCGCGGGGGCTACTTCGCCCGTTATCTGGATGTGCTGGAGAACCCCGGCACGAGCCCGGTGACGGTCTCGGTGGCGCTGGACACCCGCTATGTCAACTATTACGGGCAGCAGTCGGTGATTCGCGGCTCGACCGGCGGCACCACGCTGCAGGCCGGCGCGCAGGGCGACCTGTGGGCCGTGCTGGACGACTCGAACGACGCCGATCCGTTCAACACCGAATCGGCGCCGGCCACGGCCACGGTGCTGTCGAATGCACAGGCTGGCCTGTCGACCGATGCGTTCAGCTTCGATGCCAATGCCAACAGCCTGCAAACGCAGTGGTCCCGGGTGACGGTGCCTGCGGGCGGCCGCGTGTCGCTGCTGCACTTCCAGGTGCAGCAGGTCAACCGCGCCGGCGCCATTGCGGCAGCCGAACGCCTGACCCAGCTGCCGCCGGAAGCCCTGCAGTCGCTGACCGACGAGGAGCGTGCCAGCGTGCTGAACTTCCGCATGCCGCAGCCGCAGGAAGCAGTGCCCGCACTGCCGAGCCTGACCGGCGCGGTGAGCGGTCGCCTGCTGGAAGGGGACAACCGCACGGTGGTGGCCTCCAACTACATGCAGGTCCGCAGCAGCCATCCGCTGTTCAACCGCGCCTACACCATAGGCAGCTGCTATGCCAACTCGATGCCGACGCTGCTGACCGCAGCCGACGGCACCTTCAGCCTGAGCGGCGTGCTGCTGGATCGCTACTCGATCAGCCTGCCGGTGGGCACGGAGGTGGAAGTCCAGGCCAACACGGTGAAGTGCCAGTACTACACGCCGTCCGGCCATGTGCTGACCCGCCTGCCGTCGCTGGCGAGCAAGGTGATGCTGACGGGTGGCTTCACGCCGGACACGGTGGATGTGACCTTCCCGTCGGGCATCCTGACCGGCACGGTGACCGGTCCCGCCGACTTCGGCGTCACCTCGGGCAGGATCTACACCACGATCAACGGTTATCAGGCCAGCGTGAGCATTGCGTCGGACGGGACCTATGTGTTCCCGGGCCTGCCGGAAGGCACGACTCGCCTCAGCATCAACGTGCCGCATCCGCAAGGCTCGGCCTTGACCGGCAGCGCCGTCGATGCGGTGGTGACGCTCGGCCAGGTCACGGTGACCGATCTGCCGCTGGAAGCCACTGGCGGCCTGACCGGCGCGGTCGCGACCGCCAACGGCGAGGCGACGGTCAGCGGCCAGGTGGTGGTGCAGTCGCAGGACGGTCGTTACCTGACCCGCAGCACGCAGACCGATTCGCTCGGCCGCTTCCAGCTGTCCGCCTTGCCGGTGGGCACCTGGCTGCTGTCGGTGACCGATCCGCGCACCCAGGCGCAGACCCGTCGCACGGTGACGATCGCCCAGGGCCAGACCGGCAATGAGACGATCACCCTGCTGGGCACGGGCACGATGACGCTGACGGTCAAGTACGCCCGCGGCACGGTCGCCGCGGATGTGCCGGTCTATCTGACGTCGGCTGCGATCAGCAACGAAGTCCTGGTGGGTCGGACCGACGGTCAGGGCCTGCTCAACTTCCTGGTGCCGGAAGGCAACTACACCGTGCGCGTGCGTCATCCGACGGACAGCTACTACAGCAATGGCTGGGTGACCGCCTCCGGCACGATCACGGCCAACAACGAGCAACGCACGCTGCAGCTGAATCTGCCGGCACGGGCCAGTCTGGACGTGCAGGTGGTCAATGCGGACGCCAGCAACGCGCCGGTGAGCAACGCGATCATCTACATGAGCGACGCGCAATGCACCGACTGCTACAAGGGTCGGACCGACGGCCAGGGCCGCCTGTCCATCACCAGCGTGTGGGAAGGCAGCTACACCGTGCGGGCACAGACCGATTCGGGCCTGTCGACCGCGGTGCGGGGCACGGTCGACGCCAGCACGGACGGTCGCACGCTCAGCCAGACCCTGAGCCTGAGCTCGCGACTGGACTACTTCGGTGCCTACTCGTTCATCTCGGAGCGCCAGGTGCTGTCGGTGCAGGCCAAGGCGGGTGATCTGATCAGCGTCGGCATCAACGGGGCGCAAGTGCAAGGTCAGCCGTCGGCTTACCTGACACGCGCCGCGGTGTTCAGCCCGGAGAAGCGTGAACTGGCCCGTGGTTACGGTTATGACAGCCGCAACAGCTTCCTGCAGTACAACGAGGTGAACAACCTGACCGCGATCACCGCGACCACGGACGGCACCTACGGCATCGTGATCTCGCCGTACTACACCAACGCCAGCTACCTCGGCGGCTACCGGCTGCAGGTGAAGGTCAACGGCGCGTCGGCGGAAGTCGTGCCGTACGCGGCCGGCGGTGCGGTGACTGGCACGGTGTTCCGTGCGGATGGCACCACGCCGTTGGCCGGCCAGACGATCGAGGTCGAGACCTCGGACGCCCTGAGTCTGCGCGCGCGGGTCAAGGCCGATGCGACCGGTCAGTTCAATCTGAGCGGCGTGCCCGTCAGCTGGACGCAGGTCAAGGCGGTGGACACGCTCAGCGGACAGGTGCTGGTCTCCAACTCGGTCGAGGTGACCGCCGGCAACACCAGCGTGGCCAACCTGACGATGCCGATCATCGGCACCTTCCAGGTCCAGGCCACGATCGAAGGCTCGGCCCTGCGGGTGCCCAGCCAGGTGCAGGTGCAACTGTCGGACGATTCGGGTCAACGCAACGTGGGTTATCTGAACTTCACCAACGGCAAGACGGTGAGCGATGTGCTGACGGTGACCGGTTATGGCGGACAGGTGACGGTCTCCGCCGCCCATCCGGACAACGCGCTGGTGGCGGCGACCAAGGTGCTCGCGGTGACGGATGGCTCGACCTATCCGGTGCAGCTGTCACTGGCCATGGCCAGTATCAGCGGCCGGGTGTTGACGGCCGCCGGCGACGCTGCGCCCCAGTCCTATGTGGAGCTGCGCTTCGCAAACGGCCGCTATCTGACCGGCGCGCAGACCGATTCCACCGGCCGCTACGTGTTCAGCGTGGTGCCGGCCGGACAGGCGCTGCAGCTCACCGTGTACGAGCCGCAGAGCGGCCTGCGCACGGTGGCCACGGTCACGCCGACGGCGGGTCAGGCGCTGGTGCAGGATCTGCGCCTGCAAGCGATCGGCAGCGTGTACGGCGTGGTGCGTCGCACCAACGGTGATCCCTTGCCGAATGTGCAGGTCATGGCCAGCTTCGACGACGCGCTGGAGGGCAGCATCAACCGCTATGGCTACACGGACGACCAGGGCGCCTACCGCATCGATGCGGTGGCGGCCGAGCGTCCGATCCAGATGCGGGCCGACTACTACACCCAGATCGGCACCTTCACCGGCACCGGCACGGTCACGATCCCCAGCCACGGCGCCGAGGTGCCGCTGGATCTGGTGATCGATGTGCCGAGCGCCAGGGTTCGGGTGCAGTTGCAGATGGCCGACAACAGTGTGCCCAACGATCCGACTTGCTACCGCGTGTCCCTCACCATGGGGTCCGGCGGTGGCGGCGGCGAGGGCCCGCCTTCGTTGCGGAGGATGTCCGAAGGCGAGGAGGGCGGCCGTTATGACCGCTACTACGTGCAGTGCGTGGGCAACTGGGTGGAATTCGACTCGGTCGTGCCAGGCCCGATCAGCGTGGACGGCAGCTTGCACTACGACGGCTACTTCGGCCCGCTGACCGGCACCGCGGTGAACAACCAGACGACCGATTTCACCGTGGTCATGAGCGTGGTGCGGGCGTCGTTGCGGCAGGCCGATGGCACGCCGGTGACGCAGGTGTCCGGCCAGGTGCAACTGCAGGACCGCACCGTCAACGGCGAGTTGGACGATCAGGGCAACCTGGTGTTCTACGGACTGCCGGCGGGCGACCATGTGGTGCGTCTGCAGGACACCTACAGCAGCGGTCTGTGGGTCGACGTGCCGTTCACCCTGAGTTCCGACCAGGCGGCACTCACCCTGCAAGGGGTGCTGCCGGCCACCGGACGGGTCTCGGGCGTGGTCCGCAGCCAGGCCGGTGAGCCGATGGCGGAGGTGCAGGTCTATGCGCGTAGCAGCGGCCTACCGCTGGATCAGCGGGTCTTCACCGACGCGCAGGGTCGCTATGAGTTCACCCACGTGGTGCTGGGCGACCTGACGGTGACGGCCGTCCATCCGGGTGGCCTGAATCTGGCCTCCGGGACCGGCACGCTGTCGAGCCAGGGCCAGGCGCTGGAGCTCAACCTGCAGTTCCCGGCAGCGGGTGCGGTGGAGGGCCGCCTGCTCGACACGGCCGGCACGCCGATCGCCAGTACGGAAGTGCGCCTGCGCCTGACGGCGGGCGGCGCACTGTTCACCGACGGACTGCGCTCGACGTGGACCGATGAACAGGGGCGTTTCGCCTTCTCCGACGTCGCGCCGGGTGGGTTCCACCTGACCGCCTACGACCGCAATGACTACGACAACCTGGGCCTGGCCCGCGGTCGGGTCAAGGCCGATGAGACGGTGACCCTGGACGTGGTGATGGGCACGGCGGTTCGACTGGGTCATTCGCTGGACGATCCCGCGAATGGCTATCGGGTGACCGTCTACGGTGATGGCGCGATCTATCCGTTCGCGATGCCGGAGGGCGGCGGGGAGCCGTTCGCAGGGTCCGGCCTGCAACTGGCGGTCAAGGGGCTGCCGTTCCCGGCCTCCGACGGCGCGCTGGTGTTGCAGGACCGGCGTGAGCTGGAGATCGGCCCGTTCACCATGGGGCAGTTGGAAGTCAGCCGCCGCGTGTTCGTCCCGGCGGCCGGGGGCTTCGCCCGCGTGCTGGAGACGCTGACCAATCTCGGTCCGTCCGAGATCGTGGTGCCGGTGGAACTGTCGGTGCAGCCCGTGGGCGGCACCGCGACCCGGCTGCTGGTGGACCCGTCCACCAATGGCCGCCGCCTGGCCCAGTTCGCGCCGTTGGAAGGCGAGTATGGTGGCGCCGTGGCCCTGGTGATGGCGGGGGCGACCGGTACCGCCCCGGCCCAGGTGAGCTTCAGCGAGGGACTGGCGACCAGCCGGTACAACCTGACCATTCCCGCCGGGCAGACGGTGCGCTTGCTCAATTACGCGGTGGTGAGCAGCCCGCAGGATGCGGCGGCGGCACGCCAGCAGGGCGAGGGCTTGCGTGACGGCACGGTGCCGGCGCAGTTCCTCGGCATCGGAAGCACCGAGAGACCTCAGATCAGGAACTTCAACCTCCAATGA